A section of the Malus sylvestris chromosome 17, drMalSylv7.2, whole genome shotgun sequence genome encodes:
- the LOC126612306 gene encoding cellulose synthase-like protein H1: MENPQHLLCEKTPLKINALQKTLEIAILFFFICVLVYRLLSLRDHGFVWLLAFTCESWFAFNWVLTLITQWTPVEYKTYPHNLLQQVSELPPVDMFVTTADAKLEPPIITVNTVLSLLAVDYPTHKLACYVSDDGCSPLTLYSLVEASKFAKLWVPFCKKYHVQVRAPFRYFSDNPILSSYSPSGFLQEWTKMKDEYEKLCQKIEDAVQNLAPLDFSRDNVDFAHIDSRNHPTIIKVIWETKERISNGLPHLVYVAREKRPNHSHHYKAGAMNALTRVSGVMTNAPFMLNVDCDMYANNPKIVLHAMCLLLGFKQEKGAFVQFPQMFYNILKDDPCESKVVEAVKKIWPGLAGIQGPFYAGTGCFHRRKVFYGSSLTDNEGNLTSERLNKGCFGNSPELIRSATQILLEENIDQPDDLSCAVDAAYHVAHSEFEHDTLWGKKVGWVYGSVTEDVLTGMKIHARGWKSILCMPEPPGFLGAAPSTTHVMLIQRKRGITGLLEILFSKNCPIFATLYAKLEFRQCLAYLWILIWGLHSIPDLCYALLPAYCLITNSHFLPKVQEPALIIFAAVFLIKHLNTLHSNLDSGRSIRAWWNQLTVGPWSKILSLTASLFGVITVVFKLLGISEVTFEVTQKEQNSSSSDQEATYDARFTFDESPIFVPATALLFLHFTALVTAALGLQPPAHGVNGAGLGEMMCSVWVVLCFWPFVKGLFGEGKYGIPMATIVKSAVLALLFMYFCPKNTTS; this comes from the exons ATGGAAAATCCTCAACATCTTCTTTGTGAAAAAACTCCCCTTAAAATCAATGCACTGcagaaaaccctagaaattgcaATTCTGTTCTTCTTCATCTGTGTCCTTGTTTATCGTCTCCTATCTCTCAGGGACCATGGTTTTGTCTGGCTTCTTGCCTTCACATGTGAGTCTTGGTTTGCTTTCAATTGGGTTCTTACTCTTATCACCCAATGGACTCCTGTTGAATACAAAACATACCCTCACAACCTCTTGCAACA GGTTTCGGAGCTTCCTCCGGTGGACATGTTTGTGACAACAGCAGATGCAAAGCTAGAGCCACCTATCATTACTGTGAACACAGTGCTCTCTCTTCTAGCCGTTGATTATCCAACTCACAAGCTAGCTTGCTATGTATCAGATGACGGGTGTTCACCTCTCACTCTCTACTCTCTCGTTGAAGCCTCAAAATTTGCTAAGCTTTGGGTACCCTTTTGCAAAAAGTACCATGTTCAAGTTAGAGCACCATTTAGATACTTCTCTGACAATCCCATTTTGTCAAGTTATAGTCCATCAGGATTCCTTCAAGAATGGACAAAAATGAAG GATGAGTATGAAAAGCTCTGCCAAAAAATTGAAGATGCTGTCCAAAATTTGGCACCTCTGGATTTTTCTAGAGACAATGTGGATTTTGCTCACATAGACAGCAGGAACCATCCCACTATAATCAAG GTGATATGGGAGACTAAGGAGAGAATTTCTAATGGTCTACCACATTTGGTTTATGTAGCCAGGGAGAAGCGTCCTAATCACTCACATCATTACAAAGCGGGCGCTATGAACGCTTTG ACGAGGGTCTCTGGTGTTATGACAAATGCTCCATTCATGTTGAACGTGGACTGCGACATGTATGCCAACAATCCAAAGATCGTTCTTCATGCGATGTGCCTACTGCTTGGTTTCAAGCAAGAAAAAGGTGCATTTGTTCAGTTTCCCCAAATGTTCTACAACATTTTGAAAGATGATCCATGTGAAAGCAAAGTGGTTGAGGCTGTAAAA AAAATTTGGCCTGGGTTAGCTGGGATCCAAGGACCTTTCTATGCAGGGACAGGATGTTTTCACAGACGTAAAGTTTTCTACGGCTCATCTCTAACAGATAATGAAG GGAACTTGACGAGTGAGAGactaaacaaaggatgcttTGGAAATTCTCCAGAGCTCATCCGATCAGCTACTCAAATTTTATTAGAGGAAAATATTGATCAACCGGACGACCTTTCCTGTGCGGTCGATGCAGCATACCATGTTGCTCATTCCGAGTTCGAGCATGATACATTATGGGGCAAAAAG GTGGGTTGGGTTTATGGGTCAGTAACAGAAGATGTTCTAACTGGGATGAAGATCCATGCAAGAGGGTGGAAGTCTATCTTATGCATGCCAGAACCACCAGGTTTTCTGGGCGCTGCACCCTCAACTACTCATGTTATGTTGATCCAGAGGAAGAGAGGCATCACAGGGCTGCTAGAAATTTTGTTCAGCAAAAATTGTCCCATTTTTGCCACCCTTTATGCCAAGCTTGAGTTTAGGCAATGCTTGGCCTACCTGTGGATACTAATTTGGGGACTGCACTCTATTCCTGATCTATGCTATGCTCTTCTGCCAGCTTACTGCCTCATTACCAACTCACACTTTTTGCCAAAG GTCCAGGAACCGGCTCTAATAATATTTGCCGCTGTGTTTCTCATTAAACACTTAAACACACTACACTCCAACCTTGATTCTGGTCGATCAATTAGGGCTTGGTGGAACCAATTGACAGTGGGACCATGGAGCAAAATACTCAGTCTAACTGCATCattatttggagttataactgTGGTATTTAAGCTTTTGGGCATATCTGAGGTGACATTTGAAGTCACACAAAAGGAGCAAAATTCCTCTTCTAGTGACCAAGAAGCTACTTATGATGCAAGGTTTACTTTTGATGAGTCTCCAATATTTGTACCAGCCACAGCTCTATTGTTTCTGCACTTCACAGCTCTGGTCACGGCCGCGTTGGGGTTGCAACCACCGGCTCATGGGGTGAATGGGGCGGGCCTAGGGGAGATGATGTGTAGTGTGTGGGTGGTGCTATGTTTTTGGCCATTTGTTAAAGGTTTGTTTGGAGAGGGTAAATATGGGATTCCCATGGCCACTATAGTCAAGTCAGCTGTGTTGGCCTTGCTCTTCATGTACTTCTGCCCTAAGAACACTACATCCTGA
- the LOC126612331 gene encoding uncharacterized protein LOC126612331, producing MLDMITTVGPSLRLLKLIVRCYMRLAQGQKDVDHRKLCLPKRLKDRKVINLIADNPTAMVCIRLACSVSYSDEKGSSDRSGRGGRKQAPGRGGRKRAPGEGCTGVADEPCYIHLCWSISPEMKYQSHGD from the exons ATGCTCGACATGATTACTACTGTAGGGCCTTCCCTCCGGCTGCTTAAACTTATCGTTCGTTGCTATATGAGGCTCGCACAAGGCCAAAA GGACGTTGACCACAGAAAGTTGTGTCTTCCTAAGAGGTTGAAGGATCGTAAAGTCATTAACCTCATCGCT GACAACCCAACCGCCATGGTATGCATAAGACTGGCTTGTTCGGTGTCTTACAGCGACGAGAAGGGCTCCTCTGATAGAAGCGGGCGCGGAGGTCGAAAACAGGCACCCGGGCGCGGAGGTCGAAAACGGGCACCCGGTGAAGGCTGCACAGGAGTAGCAGACGAACCATGTTATATTCACCTATGCTGGTCAATCTCACCAGAGATGAAATACCAAAGCCATGGAGACTGA